One part of the Chryseobacterium mulctrae genome encodes these proteins:
- a CDS encoding DNA modification methylase codes for MRTDKLSDEKIISSPLEWYTVQRTVSELIPCDFNPRQISEEELLRLKKSLEKFNLVEIPVIDFDNILLAGHQRVAALFILKRGDDLIDVRVPNRKLSEEEFKEYMLRSNIHNGEFDWSKIEEFFQDIDLEDIGMDLGAFEEFLKDNAFVPDEEEQDFDPEPPAVPRTVEGDVYELISTQKGIKHVFTCGDSTLSENYKKILGDDKFNLIVTDPPYNVNYEGGTKDKLKIKNDNMSNDEFFSFLYLFYQECFINAELGAPIYVFHADSEGANFRNALKQSGYKLSQCLIWAKNSIVMGRQDYHWKHEPILYGWKEGASHPWFSDRKQSTILEFNKPLRNADHPTMKPLDIVSYLIKNSSKQKDIVGDSFLGSGSTLIACEMTWRQCRGIELDPRFADVIARRWIHYMKDNNLTYEIRRNGTKLTNEQIDELLPQIVAE; via the coding sequence ATGAGAACTGACAAGTTAAGTGATGAAAAAATTATTTCATCCCCATTAGAATGGTACACCGTGCAAAGAACGGTGTCCGAATTAATCCCTTGTGATTTTAATCCAAGGCAAATATCTGAAGAGGAATTATTACGGCTTAAGAAAAGCCTGGAGAAATTTAACCTGGTTGAAATACCGGTGATTGATTTCGATAATATTTTACTCGCCGGACATCAGAGAGTAGCTGCTTTATTTATCCTGAAACGTGGTGATGATCTTATCGATGTGAGAGTTCCCAACCGGAAATTATCTGAGGAGGAATTCAAAGAATACATGCTGAGATCAAATATTCACAATGGTGAATTCGACTGGAGTAAGATCGAAGAATTTTTCCAGGATATTGATCTGGAAGATATCGGAATGGATTTAGGAGCGTTTGAAGAATTTTTGAAAGATAATGCATTTGTTCCGGATGAAGAGGAACAAGACTTTGATCCGGAACCACCTGCAGTTCCTAGAACCGTCGAAGGCGATGTCTACGAACTGATATCTACTCAAAAAGGAATTAAGCACGTTTTTACGTGTGGAGATTCTACACTTTCAGAAAATTACAAAAAAATTCTAGGAGACGACAAATTCAACCTAATCGTTACAGACCCGCCTTACAACGTAAACTACGAAGGTGGGACAAAGGATAAATTGAAGATTAAAAATGATAATATGTCGAACGATGAGTTCTTCAGTTTCTTATATCTTTTCTACCAGGAATGTTTTATTAACGCCGAGCTTGGAGCACCTATTTATGTATTTCATGCAGATTCTGAAGGTGCTAATTTCCGAAATGCCCTGAAGCAATCCGGATACAAATTATCGCAATGCTTGATTTGGGCAAAAAACTCAATCGTAATGGGTCGTCAGGATTATCATTGGAAGCATGAGCCAATTCTGTACGGCTGGAAAGAAGGCGCTTCGCATCCATGGTTTTCGGACCGAAAACAATCCACAATCTTAGAATTCAATAAGCCGCTGCGCAATGCCGATCATCCAACAATGAAGCCTTTGGATATTGTGAGTTACCTGATTAAAAATTCATCAAAACAAAAGGATATCGTCGGAGATTCTTTCCTTGGATCCGGATCAACTTTGATCGCTTGTGAAATGACCTGGAGACAATGCCGCGGGATTGAGTTGGATCCAAGGTTTGCAGATGTGATCGCCCGTCGTTGGATCCATTACATGAAAGATAACAACCTGACGTATGAAATCAGAAGAAATGGTACAAAGCTCACAAATGAGCAGATTGATGAATTATTGCCCCAGATAGTAGCAGAATAA
- a CDS encoding JAB domain-containing protein, producing MNKTISEVSEIQVSYKPNKIVISKIATSFDAVQIIRKFWNEETIEMQEEVKVILLNNSNCVLGIYNLSKGGITSSLVDIRLVLSVALKCLAQGIILVHNHPSGNLKPSSADLDIVKKLKESCKIMDINLFDSIIITKESYMSFADDGLI from the coding sequence ATGAATAAAACCATATCAGAAGTTTCTGAAATCCAGGTTTCTTACAAACCTAACAAAATTGTAATTTCAAAGATTGCTACAAGCTTTGATGCTGTTCAAATTATAAGAAAGTTTTGGAATGAAGAAACAATAGAAATGCAGGAGGAAGTAAAAGTAATCTTGCTTAATAATTCAAACTGTGTATTAGGAATCTATAATTTATCCAAAGGTGGAATTACAAGTAGTTTAGTAGATATTAGACTTGTATTATCAGTAGCATTAAAATGCTTAGCTCAAGGTATTATATTAGTCCACAATCATCCAAGTGGAAATTTAAAGCCAAGTTCAGCAGATTTGGACATTGTAAAGAAATTAAAGGAAAGTTGCAAGATTATGGATATTAATTTGTTTGATAGCATTATTATAACAAAAGAAAGTTATATGAGTTTTGCTGATGATGGACTTATTTGA
- a CDS encoding S49 family peptidase produces the protein MSFLTEMIIGFKTNTLVSAEKVQEKFVKSIDAQMSANSNGASKYPIVFNIIGPIVKYSTYNILGTLDMQSILRNIDANPNISGVLFNIDSGGGQVSGTAEFADFIKNMKKPTIAFTSEMQCSAAEWIASACNMKIASPFASHIGSIGTYLSFQDFSAMFEKWGAKIYEIYAPQSTEKNADIKELITGNEAPYKERLKIITDEFISTIKANYGEKLTDDGHVFKGKTYNATEALKIGLVDEIMTLEQALSKF, from the coding sequence ATGTCATTTTTAACTGAAATGATTATTGGCTTCAAAACCAATACTCTTGTTTCTGCAGAAAAAGTGCAGGAAAAATTCGTTAAATCTATTGATGCACAAATGAGCGCCAATTCTAATGGTGCTAGTAAATATCCAATTGTATTTAACATTATCGGTCCGATTGTAAAGTATTCAACATACAATATCCTCGGAACCTTGGACATGCAGAGTATTCTTCGAAATATTGATGCTAATCCAAATATCTCCGGAGTTCTTTTCAATATCGACTCTGGAGGCGGACAAGTTTCCGGAACTGCTGAATTTGCAGACTTCATCAAAAACATGAAGAAACCAACAATTGCTTTCACCTCAGAAATGCAATGTTCAGCTGCTGAATGGATCGCGTCAGCTTGTAATATGAAAATTGCCAGCCCTTTTGCGAGTCACATTGGTTCTATTGGAACGTACCTGTCATTTCAGGACTTCTCAGCAATGTTCGAAAAATGGGGTGCAAAGATTTATGAAATCTATGCGCCTCAATCCACAGAAAAAAACGCCGATATCAAAGAATTGATCACCGGTAACGAAGCGCCTTACAAAGAGCGCCTTAAAATAATTACAGACGAATTTATCTCGACCATCAAGGCCAATTACGGCGAAAAACTCACGGATGACGGTCATGTTTTCAAAGGAAAGACATACAACGCTACTGAAGCCCTAAAAATTGGCTTGGTGGACGAAATAATGACTCTGGAACAAGCCCTTTCAAAATTTTAA
- the istA gene encoding IS21 family transposase, whose product MANKITDMSKIRKVIKFYSTGKSKLFISSYLSLSRNTVKKYISLYEILGLNLDAINAKTDAELELLFSNTTAESISPKLQSLYDFFPKMERELKKVGITIHHMWEQYLALHPDGFQSSQFRHHYKIWGKRVNPVMHMNHKSGDKMYVDYAGKTLSIIDKESGELKEVQFFVAILGASQYTYAEASMSQQKEDFVRSVENAIRFFEGTPAAIVPDNLKSAVIKSSRFEPTINETLADLAEHYETTILPARAYKPRDKSLVEGAVKILYRRIYANLQQGSCGLDELNSEIWDLLDSHNKRKLTGRPYSRYELFLEDEKQQLRPLPERRFEIRYQSFATVMQNGHVQLSRDKNYYSVPYQYIKKKIKILYTSSTVEIYYKYNRIAMHRRNYKPYVYTTITEHLASTHQFVAGWSAARFIDWANSIDTAVGEYILQIIDSRNHPEQAYKSCLGILNFEKKVGRERLINACKRALDFKIYSFKTVQKILENNLDQMIDPEKEEKEQELPDHGNIRGKQYYH is encoded by the coding sequence ATGGCAAATAAAATAACAGACATGAGTAAAATTAGAAAAGTCATAAAATTCTACAGCACTGGAAAGAGCAAGTTATTTATAAGCAGCTATTTATCCCTTTCCAGAAATACCGTTAAAAAATACATCTCATTGTATGAGATTCTGGGCTTAAACCTTGATGCGATCAATGCCAAGACAGATGCCGAGCTGGAACTTTTGTTTTCCAATACCACCGCGGAGTCCATTAGCCCCAAACTACAGTCCCTGTACGATTTTTTCCCAAAGATGGAACGTGAGCTCAAAAAGGTAGGAATCACTATCCATCATATGTGGGAGCAATATCTTGCACTGCATCCTGATGGTTTTCAGAGTTCACAGTTCCGGCATCATTACAAGATATGGGGCAAGCGTGTGAACCCGGTGATGCATATGAATCACAAATCCGGTGATAAGATGTATGTCGATTATGCAGGGAAAACACTCTCCATTATTGATAAGGAAAGCGGGGAGCTTAAAGAAGTTCAGTTTTTTGTAGCTATTCTGGGAGCAAGCCAGTACACGTATGCTGAAGCCTCTATGAGCCAGCAGAAGGAAGATTTTGTACGTTCTGTAGAAAATGCCATCCGCTTTTTTGAAGGCACACCGGCAGCGATCGTTCCTGATAATTTAAAATCCGCAGTGATCAAAAGCAGCCGTTTTGAACCCACCATCAATGAGACCCTGGCCGATCTGGCCGAACATTATGAAACGACCATCTTGCCTGCCAGGGCTTACAAACCGAGGGATAAATCCTTGGTAGAGGGAGCGGTAAAGATCCTGTACAGAAGGATCTACGCCAACCTTCAACAGGGATCCTGCGGCCTGGATGAACTAAATAGTGAGATCTGGGATCTGTTGGACTCTCATAACAAACGCAAGCTCACAGGACGCCCTTACTCCCGCTACGAGCTGTTCCTGGAGGACGAGAAGCAGCAGCTGCGCCCACTGCCTGAGCGTCGTTTTGAGATCAGGTACCAATCCTTTGCAACAGTGATGCAGAACGGGCACGTACAGTTGAGCCGGGATAAGAACTACTACAGTGTTCCGTACCAGTATATCAAGAAAAAGATCAAGATCCTATACACATCTTCCACTGTGGAGATCTACTATAAATACAACAGGATCGCGATGCACAGGCGCAATTACAAGCCTTATGTCTACACGACCATTACAGAACATTTAGCCAGCACCCACCAGTTCGTGGCCGGATGGAGTGCTGCCCGCTTTATCGATTGGGCAAACAGTATTGATACTGCAGTGGGAGAATATATCCTCCAAATTATCGACAGTCGGAATCATCCCGAGCAAGCTTACAAAAGCTGCCTGGGAATCCTGAACTTCGAAAAGAAAGTAGGAAGAGAGCGATTGATAAATGCTTGTAAACGGGCATTGGATTTTAAGATCTACAGCTTTAAGACCGTACAGAAGATATTGGAGAACAATCTGGATCAGATGATCGATCCGGAAAAAGAAGAAAAGGAGCAGGAACTGCCTGATCACGGCAACATCAGAGGAAAACAATATTATCATTAA
- a CDS encoding M56 family metallopeptidase, with amino-acid sequence MEALIFYFGKVIICSGVMFLYYQLSLKDKTFHHYNRFYLLSAMLISILLPLIKVEDFTIEVNENLFVLINKLQNLNTNKTISHDYIYFRIIFSALGLVSLYFLGKFMYGIFRIQQLKNQFKKESFEGVNFYQTNLSEAPFSYFKNLFWKNSIVINSEVGKQILKHEMVHIEQKHSIDKIFIEILTSVFWFNPFFHIIKKEINLIHEYLADKKAVKQSDTKAFAQMLLASHFSGKPLPATSPFLSSNLKKRLKMLQKPQTKFGYARRIFALPVLFTVAFAYMVNAKNKEIKEVNNEIEKAVAEIKRDTISPKNETEQIVKLQQEKISKANEKLKIQSDKLKTLSEKSKEKAAELQKIAKEKGEKSYEFELKAKELKQLSGEMDKIARDKQFSMDFDDLLSRRDKMLAENDAKVILKDMSFKRVFPDGDNYKISVNGEELDLEKMFDSKEFKEKTGLTDEKIKSLKSTFLSPEFKKKYNNINKFYINGKDVSAITPENSKKLEVFRNYGYRILDGELDRRMDQIVKGKNNLSKRDQRKLEKLSKEKAELSRKQAELSKKQAEIIREKAQNNPWIVSVNAHAPKVSYSASSSYTDFSKPSNSKFLSTGGTFQTNVKDMIKSNSVGDIKYFIDGNASSSEEMQSLDPKNIESININKTKISGKDAGEIHIKTKQK; translated from the coding sequence ATGGAAGCTCTGATTTTTTACTTCGGAAAAGTAATCATCTGTTCGGGTGTAATGTTTTTGTATTATCAGTTGTCTTTAAAAGACAAGACCTTTCATCATTACAACAGATTTTATCTTTTGTCGGCAATGTTGATCTCGATTTTGCTGCCTTTGATTAAAGTGGAAGATTTTACCATTGAGGTTAATGAGAATCTGTTTGTGTTGATTAATAAGTTACAAAATTTAAATACAAATAAAACCATAAGCCATGACTACATTTATTTTAGAATTATTTTTTCAGCTTTGGGGCTGGTTTCTCTCTATTTTTTAGGGAAATTCATGTACGGGATTTTCAGAATCCAACAGCTCAAAAATCAGTTTAAAAAAGAAAGTTTTGAAGGGGTAAATTTTTACCAGACCAATCTTTCTGAGGCTCCGTTTTCGTATTTCAAAAATCTTTTCTGGAAAAACTCTATTGTTATCAATTCAGAAGTTGGAAAGCAGATTTTAAAGCACGAAATGGTTCATATTGAACAAAAACACTCTATCGACAAGATTTTTATAGAGATTCTTACTTCTGTTTTTTGGTTCAATCCGTTCTTTCATATCATCAAAAAAGAAATCAATTTAATACACGAATATCTGGCTGATAAAAAAGCCGTCAAACAATCGGACACAAAAGCATTTGCGCAGATGCTTTTAGCAAGCCACTTTTCCGGAAAACCGTTGCCTGCGACCAGTCCGTTTCTAAGTTCAAACCTTAAAAAACGACTCAAAATGTTACAAAAACCTCAAACAAAATTCGGGTATGCGCGCAGAATATTTGCCTTACCGGTTTTATTCACCGTTGCATTTGCATACATGGTTAATGCAAAAAACAAAGAAATAAAAGAAGTAAATAACGAAATTGAAAAAGCAGTTGCTGAAATTAAAAGAGACACTATCTCTCCAAAAAATGAAACAGAGCAAATTGTAAAATTGCAACAGGAAAAAATATCAAAAGCTAATGAAAAGCTAAAAATTCAGTCTGACAAGCTTAAAACTTTAAGTGAAAAATCAAAAGAAAAAGCTGCCGAACTTCAGAAAATAGCAAAAGAAAAAGGTGAAAAAAGCTATGAATTTGAACTCAAAGCTAAAGAGTTGAAACAGCTTTCCGGAGAAATGGATAAAATTGCCCGTGACAAGCAGTTTTCTATGGATTTTGATGATTTGCTAAGCAGAAGAGACAAAATGCTGGCTGAAAATGATGCTAAAGTTATTCTTAAAGACATGAGTTTTAAAAGAGTATTTCCTGATGGAGATAACTATAAAATAAGCGTTAATGGGGAGGAATTAGATTTAGAAAAAATGTTTGATTCTAAAGAATTCAAAGAGAAAACGGGTTTAACTGATGAAAAGATTAAGTCTTTAAAAAGTACTTTTTTATCGCCTGAATTTAAAAAGAAATACAACAATATCAATAAGTTCTATATAAACGGAAAAGACGTATCTGCAATTACTCCAGAAAATTCGAAAAAATTAGAAGTTTTTAGAAATTATGGCTACAGAATTTTAGATGGTGAGCTTGATCGTAGAATGGATCAAATAGTAAAAGGTAAAAATAACCTTTCTAAAAGAGATCAAAGAAAACTTGAAAAATTGTCAAAAGAAAAAGCAGAACTTTCTAGAAAGCAAGCAGAACTCTCTAAAAAACAAGCAGAAATCATCAGAGAAAAAGCTCAAAACAATCCGTGGATTGTTTCAGTAAACGCTCATGCACCGAAAGTAAGTTACTCTGCAAGTTCTTCTTATACAGATTTTTCAAAGCCTTCTAATAGTAAATTTCTTTCTACAGGCGGAACTTTCCAAACCAATGTGAAAGATATGATTAAATCTAATTCTGTGGGTGATATAAAATATTTCATTGATGGGAATGCAAGTTCTAGTGAAGAAATGCAAAGTCTTGATCCAAAGAATATAGAATCTATTAATATCAATAAAACGAAAATTTCAGGCAAAGACGCAGGGGAAATTCATATCAAAACAAAACAAAAATAA
- a CDS encoding GLPGLI family protein: MKKLITVFSVLLIGIFTNAQNKRFTYEYRFIPDSTNVSDVKTEMMNLDIADSGSKFYSYTAYHSDSIMRVDLEKQLASTGMINVKTDDRKGSVRYSISKKYPKYEVFLHNRILRDQYKVSDDRKIDWKISSEKQKIGEWNTQKAETEFGGRKWAAWFTSDIPIQDGPYKFHGLPGLIVKLEDLSKSHVFNLQAVKNLTEIPKDVFGEKEILVNQKQYDKLVKEYENDPTKGLKQMQMGGVTMIMKEGTGNQMKDQEERLKARIKKDNNRIELNKTK, encoded by the coding sequence ATGAAAAAACTAATAACCGTTTTCAGTGTATTGCTCATCGGGATCTTTACCAATGCTCAAAACAAACGTTTCACTTACGAATACCGTTTCATACCAGATTCTACCAATGTAAGCGATGTAAAAACGGAGATGATGAATCTTGATATTGCCGATTCGGGATCTAAATTTTACAGCTACACTGCTTATCATTCAGATTCTATTATGAGAGTTGATTTGGAAAAACAATTGGCTTCAACCGGGATGATAAATGTTAAGACTGATGATCGAAAAGGCTCGGTAAGATATTCAATTTCCAAAAAATATCCGAAATATGAAGTTTTCCTTCATAACAGAATTTTGAGAGATCAGTATAAAGTTTCTGATGACCGAAAAATAGATTGGAAAATAAGCTCAGAAAAGCAAAAAATCGGAGAATGGAATACACAGAAAGCTGAAACTGAATTTGGAGGAAGAAAATGGGCAGCTTGGTTCACTTCAGATATTCCGATTCAGGATGGACCGTACAAATTTCATGGTCTTCCCGGTTTGATTGTAAAGCTTGAAGATCTTAGTAAATCTCATGTTTTTAATCTGCAGGCTGTAAAAAATCTCACGGAAATTCCAAAAGATGTTTTTGGAGAAAAGGAAATTTTAGTCAATCAAAAGCAATACGATAAATTGGTTAAAGAATATGAAAATGATCCTACAAAAGGATTAAAACAAATGCAGATGGGCGGTGTTACGATGATTATGAAAGAAGGTACCGGTAATCAAATGAAAGATCAGGAAGAACGTCTGAAAGCAAGAATAAAAAAAGATAACAACAGAATAGAACTTAATAAAACAAAGTAG
- a CDS encoding GLPGLI family protein produces the protein MKKISLALLLIIGFSSFAQNRFFYDYKFIPDSTDKANVLKEIMLLDIDKSGSKYYGQEKFIADSTSQADLERQLKLSPNNISISRNDKPGMISYKVTKQYPDFKTHLFTRISNDSYKIEEDKKPEWKILPEKQKIGEYNAQKATTKYGGREWTAWFSTDLPFQDGPYKFYGLPGLIVKIEDKTGSHSLTLVGNKTIQATTEKEMNLPQGVQLYGMGGKDIEINKAQFKKAWKAYKSDPTKNMREMMSKNSDTNKIVFKTKTADGREISDPNQVFREMEKKAKEGFKKNNNPIEPELYN, from the coding sequence ATGAAAAAAATATCTTTAGCACTTTTATTAATTATAGGATTCTCAAGTTTTGCTCAAAACCGTTTTTTCTACGATTATAAATTTATTCCCGATTCTACAGATAAAGCAAACGTTTTGAAAGAAATAATGCTTTTGGATATTGATAAAAGCGGATCAAAATATTACGGTCAGGAAAAGTTTATAGCAGATTCTACTTCTCAGGCAGATTTAGAGAGACAATTAAAATTGAGTCCCAACAACATTAGTATCAGTAGAAACGATAAACCGGGAATGATTTCTTACAAGGTTACCAAACAATATCCTGATTTTAAAACTCACCTTTTTACAAGGATTTCCAACGACAGTTATAAAATTGAAGAAGATAAAAAACCTGAATGGAAAATTCTTCCCGAGAAGCAGAAAATTGGAGAATACAATGCTCAAAAAGCAACAACAAAATATGGCGGAAGAGAATGGACGGCTTGGTTTTCGACGGATTTACCATTTCAAGACGGACCTTATAAATTCTACGGACTTCCCGGTTTGATTGTGAAAATTGAAGATAAAACAGGTTCACATTCTCTGACTTTAGTTGGAAATAAAACGATTCAAGCTACTACAGAAAAGGAGATGAATCTTCCGCAAGGAGTTCAGCTTTATGGAATGGGAGGGAAGGATATTGAGATTAATAAAGCTCAGTTTAAAAAAGCATGGAAAGCATATAAAAGTGATCCCACGAAAAATATGCGAGAAATGATGTCTAAAAATTCTGATACCAATAAGATTGTTTTTAAAACAAAAACAGCCGATGGAAGAGAGATTTCAGATCCTAATCAGGTTTTCAGAGAAATGGAGAAAAAAGCAAAGGAAGGTTTTAAAAAGAACAATAATCCTATCGAGC
- a CDS encoding BlaI/MecI/CopY family transcriptional regulator, producing the protein MIIQTLTKAEEQVMQFLWKLEKGFLKDVLDLYPEPKPHTNTVSTILKVLKDKEFVDYNVYGRQHEYFPLVTKEQYSGKTMKSLVKNYFKGSYKSAVSFLVEKNEMTVEDLEMLLSELKNKD; encoded by the coding sequence ATGATCATCCAAACTTTAACAAAAGCAGAAGAACAGGTAATGCAGTTTTTATGGAAACTCGAAAAAGGTTTTCTTAAAGATGTTTTGGATCTTTATCCGGAACCAAAGCCTCATACCAATACAGTTTCTACGATTCTGAAAGTTTTAAAAGATAAAGAGTTTGTAGATTATAATGTGTACGGAAGACAACACGAGTATTTTCCTTTGGTTACCAAAGAGCAATATTCTGGGAAAACGATGAAGAGTCTGGTGAAAAACTATTTTAAAGGTTCTTACAAAAGTGCCGTTTCTTTTTTGGTTGAAAAAAACGAAATGACTGTTGAAGATCTTGAAATGTTATTAAGCGAACTTAAAAATAAAGACTAA
- a CDS encoding amidoligase family protein, translating into MTREEILNSNWTKTKKGEALFDLGFTRLQVADLICNGNRGFSYNIWKKWNEARTANPQPTTPINFEFEFTRKFGVEIEFFGANPSLTQNFRNSGLEARTESYNHSSRPHWKFVSDASIRGINAQEMVSPILQGKEGLADFRKACKALRQSNAQVNTTCGVHVHLDANDYSIENFKTLVKNQFLIEEQIDKIMPSSRRANANRYCKGFKSLGRTTLFEKIDNCQTVNQMAQYFGSRYYKLNLQSFQRHGTVEFRQHGASTNFLKIKNWILICARLVEFSKQNILITDLNQILDENLQEFFEDRELSLA; encoded by the coding sequence ATGACACGCGAAGAAATTTTAAACAGCAACTGGACAAAAACGAAAAAAGGAGAAGCATTATTCGACTTAGGCTTCACCAGACTTCAGGTCGCTGATTTAATTTGTAACGGTAACAGAGGCTTTTCTTACAACATTTGGAAAAAATGGAACGAAGCAAGAACCGCCAACCCACAACCAACTACACCGATAAATTTTGAATTTGAATTTACAAGAAAATTTGGAGTAGAAATTGAATTTTTTGGAGCAAATCCAAGCCTAACGCAAAACTTTAGAAATTCAGGCCTTGAAGCCAGAACCGAAAGCTACAACCACTCAAGCAGACCACACTGGAAATTTGTATCGGACGCTTCAATAAGGGGAATCAACGCTCAAGAAATGGTAAGCCCAATTTTACAGGGAAAAGAAGGCCTAGCAGATTTTAGAAAAGCCTGCAAAGCCTTGAGACAAAGCAACGCTCAAGTAAATACAACCTGCGGAGTTCACGTTCACCTTGACGCAAATGATTATTCGATAGAAAATTTCAAAACACTTGTAAAAAACCAATTTTTGATTGAGGAGCAAATAGACAAAATTATGCCCTCAAGCAGAAGGGCAAACGCAAACAGATATTGCAAAGGATTTAAAAGCCTCGGAAGAACCACGCTTTTTGAAAAAATAGACAACTGCCAAACGGTAAATCAAATGGCTCAATATTTCGGAAGCAGATACTATAAATTAAACTTACAAAGCTTTCAAAGACACGGAACGGTAGAATTCAGACAGCACGGTGCTAGCACTAATTTTTTGAAAATAAAAAATTGGATTTTAATTTGCGCTAGGCTTGTAGAATTTTCTAAGCAAAATATTTTAATAACCGACTTAAACCAAATACTAGATGAAAATTTACAGGAATTTTTCGAAGACAGAGAGCTTTCGCTTGCATAG
- the istB gene encoding IS21-like element helper ATPase IstB codes for MNEPTVSKMKQMKLYGMHNAFKTAIESGRTDHYTLDQFISMLIDAEWDERHNRRIERSIKNAKFHYRSSIESINFDDTRNLDRNLVMCLAGCEFVEKNENILITGSTGVGKSYLGTALGYQACIEGFKVNYFNTSKLFAKLKMAKADGSYLRELAKIQRQDVIILDDFGLQALDSANRITLLEIIEDRHNNGSIIVTSQIPVQGWYDIIGEKTIADAILDRLIHQSHRLELQGESMRKKRGVNRE; via the coding sequence ATGAACGAACCGACAGTGAGCAAAATGAAGCAAATGAAGCTTTACGGCATGCACAATGCCTTTAAGACCGCTATTGAAAGCGGAAGGACAGACCATTATACCCTCGACCAGTTTATATCGATGCTCATCGATGCCGAATGGGATGAGAGGCACAACAGGCGCATAGAGCGAAGCATCAAAAATGCAAAGTTCCATTACAGGTCCAGTATTGAAAGTATCAACTTCGATGACACCCGCAATCTCGACCGTAATCTGGTAATGTGTCTTGCAGGATGTGAGTTCGTAGAAAAAAATGAAAACATCCTGATCACAGGAAGTACAGGCGTGGGTAAAAGTTACCTGGGAACCGCATTGGGCTATCAGGCCTGTATCGAAGGCTTCAAGGTCAATTATTTTAATACTTCCAAGCTGTTTGCCAAACTAAAAATGGCAAAAGCAGACGGGTCATACCTGCGCGAACTTGCAAAAATACAAAGACAGGATGTGATCATCCTTGATGATTTTGGTCTTCAGGCTTTGGACAGTGCCAACAGGATAACCCTTCTGGAGATCATAGAAGACCGTCACAACAACGGATCCATCATTGTAACATCGCAGATCCCGGTGCAGGGCTGGTATGACATTATTGGTGAAAAGACCATTGCCGATGCTATTCTGGACAGACTTATACATCAGTCTCACCGCCTGGAACTCCAGGGGGAATCTATGAGAAAAAAGAGAGGAGTTAACAGGGAGTAA